AGCCCTATCTCAACCTTTGCGAAAGAGCCTTTGAAATATATCTTTAAAGGAATAAGCGAGTAACTTTTTTGCGCCACCTGCCCCCTTAATCTCTCTATCTCTTTTTTGTGCAGGAGCAGTTTTCTCGTTCTAAGCGGTTCATGATTTGTGATGTTGCCGTGGCTGTAAGGGCTGATGTGACAATTAATAAGAAAGAGCTCGCTATCCTTTGCAAGAACATAGCTGTCTTTCAGATTCCCCTTCCCTTCCCTCAGGGATTTCACCTCAGTTCCCAAAAGGGCAATGCCGGCCTCTGTTTTTTCCTCTATGTGATAATCGTGGTATGCCTTCCTGTTCTGGCAGACTATGTTCATTGATTATGATAACATGTCCCTCTTCTGCATTTCCTTTCTTTAAAATCCGAAGCGTCCAATTTAATTTTCATTCCCTTATGCTCTATTGTTGTCCCCACTGTAATTATTTTATTTAAGTCTTCCCTCTGCTGCCTTCCAGTCAATGTTCTTAAAGAACGCCTCTATATAGTCAGCCCTCTTAAGTCCGTAATCAAGCATGAATGCATGCTCGAAAACATCCATGATGAGAATTAGACTGCATCCTGCGGGATGGGATACATCGTGCTCGTTTATCCAGAAATTAATCAGCCTTCCGCTCTGGCTGTCGTGATAGAGAGCAGCCCATCCGATGCCTCTCATCGTTCCTGTTCCCCTGAAATCTTTTTCCCACGCCTCATAACTGCCGAAGCCCTCTGCGAGTTTCTTTGCAAGCTTACCGCCTTTGTCAATTCCACCCTTCCCTCCGAGGTTCTCGAAGTAATACTCGTGAAGCCTCATTCCGTTAAACTCCCAGCCAAGCCTCCTTTTGAGTTCTGCAAATTCAGGGGCGCCGGTTTTCCCGTCCTTCAGCATCTGGTCAAGCGTATCCAGCACTTTATTGGTGTTAGTAACATACCCCTGATAGAGCGTGAAATGATTCTTTAGCAATGTCTCGCTGAACCCCTCCATCCCTATGAGTTTTGAATAGTCCTTTGCTGCGTATGGCATAACCGTTACCTCCTTTTGCTGTACTTATGCACAGCTTCTACGGCCGCAATGGCATTCTTTACAGGCGTCTCCGGAAGTATCCCATGCCCGAGATTGAATATATGCCCTTTTGCGCTTTTCCCCTTTAATAATATGTCCTGAACTTTCTTCCCAATCTCTTCTTCCGGTAAAAAAAGCGCGCACGGGTCTATGTTGCCCTGAACAGCCACTTTTTTGCCGAGCCTCTTTATCGCATCAGCAATATCAATCCTCCAATCAATGCCTATAACATCAGCGCCAGATTTTTTCACCTCTTTAATAATTCCGGCGCAGTTATTCGCAAAATAGATTACAGGCGTTTCAGGATGCTGCTTCTTGAGGCTGGTTACAATCTTTTTCACGTATGGAAGTTCAAATTCTTTATAGTCGTCAGGCGCAAGTATGCCTGCCCATGAGTCAAATATCTGGACCGCCTGAGCGCCTGCAATTATCTGGCTTGAAAGGTATGAGATAACTGTCTTTGTCAGTTTTTTCATCAGATAATCAAATACTGCCCTGCTCTGAAACATCATCTTTTTTGTATTTAGAAAGTTCTTTGAGCTTCCGCCTTCAATCATGTATGTGGCAAGCGTAAATGGAGCCCCGGAAAATCCGATGAGAGGGACTTTTTTCTCAAGCTCTTTCCTCAGAATCTTTATCGTATCCAGAACAAATGGCATTGAATCTTCAGTGTCCGGCACTACAAGCCTGTCAACAGCGGATTTAGTCCTGACTGGTTCGCTCAAAACAGGCCCCTTTTTTTCCGAGAATTCAAGGTGCATCCCCATTGCCTCAACAGGGATGAGTATGTCCGAAAAAAGTATTGCTGCATCAACGCCTAATATGTCAACGGGCTGAAGAGTTACCTTTGCGGCAAGTTCAGGGGTTTTGCAGAGAGTAAGAAAATCAACCTGCTCCCTTACGGCCTGATATTCGGGAAGGTATCTGCCTGCCTGACGCATAAACCAGACCGGAGTGTAATCCACCTCTTCACCCCTGCACGCTTTAAGAAATGTATCGTTCATTAATCCTCCGCTATCATTTAGGATAAATCATTTGGACTAATTCTTTATAAAATTTGGGTAGAAAAGTTCTCATATTCATATTAGGTTTTTTTGCTGAAAAAGCCACATCGCGACCTTTTACACAATAAATTCCCAATAGTTCATTTCTTTCAGGAAAGCCACAATAAAGCACGAAATTTGTAGTATCAATACCAACAGTAGATTGATTTATTGTCAGTTGAAATTCTTTGCTCCGAGAACCTTTTATTTCCAATCTGCTATTGTCCGAGACGCGCTTTAAATCATTAGACCCCTCTCCTTTAATAAAATAAATACCATTTTGAAGATATGCTTCTACACAAACGGCAGCAATATTAGAAATAGTTTGACCACGTAGCTTATTTTTTTGCAACTCTTTCTCCCATCCAGAGATAATCTTCTTTTGAATCTTTTCATCACGGAGAAACGCAAGTATTTTAGAGCATTTCTCCTCACTTTGAGATTTGTTTAGTTCATCTATAATTCGCTCAAAAAGGGTTTTGCCCGGAGAAACAGCTTTTAATTTTATGCTCTGAATAAAAACATCAAGAAATCTACCGATAAATTGAATATCTGAAAAAGCACTTGTGATTCCGTTTATTAATTCTTGTTGCTCTTCTTCTTTTAGGATTTTTGG
This genomic stretch from Nitrospirota bacterium harbors:
- a CDS encoding superoxide dismutase gives rise to the protein MPYAAKDYSKLIGMEGFSETLLKNHFTLYQGYVTNTNKVLDTLDQMLKDGKTGAPEFAELKRRLGWEFNGMRLHEYYFENLGGKGGIDKGGKLAKKLAEGFGSYEAWEKDFRGTGTMRGIGWAALYHDSQSGRLINFWINEHDVSHPAGCSLILIMDVFEHAFMLDYGLKRADYIEAFFKNIDWKAAEGRLK
- the smpB gene encoding SsrA-binding protein SmpB, which codes for MNIVCQNRKAYHDYHIEEKTEAGIALLGTEVKSLREGKGNLKDSYVLAKDSELFLINCHISPYSHGNITNHEPLRTRKLLLHKKEIERLRGQVAQKSYSLIPLKIYFKGSFAKVEIGLAKGKRQYEKRDAIKKKEADREIERAMKSR
- a CDS encoding uroporphyrinogen decarboxylase — encoded protein: MNDTFLKACRGEEVDYTPVWFMRQAGRYLPEYQAVREQVDFLTLCKTPELAAKVTLQPVDILGVDAAILFSDILIPVEAMGMHLEFSEKKGPVLSEPVRTKSAVDRLVVPDTEDSMPFVLDTIKILRKELEKKVPLIGFSGAPFTLATYMIEGGSSKNFLNTKKMMFQSRAVFDYLMKKLTKTVISYLSSQIIAGAQAVQIFDSWAGILAPDDYKEFELPYVKKIVTSLKKQHPETPVIYFANNCAGIIKEVKKSGADVIGIDWRIDIADAIKRLGKKVAVQGNIDPCALFLPEEEIGKKVQDILLKGKSAKGHIFNLGHGILPETPVKNAIAAVEAVHKYSKRR